CGGACCACGCGTGCGAAGTTCCCTGAGGATCCAGATCGATGACCAGGGTTTTCATCCGCCGTGCCAGGCCCGCCGCGAGATTCATCGTCAGCGTCGTCTTGCCGACCCCGCCCTTCTGGTTGATGACGGCAATGTGATGAACGGGTTTAGTGGGCTGGTTCGCTTCCGGAGGCACTGTCAGAGCCCTCCTAATACATAAAGACAACCCGCCGTGCGTTCCTGAAGTATCCGCGGGACACCCTGCGTACTCTGCGCCGCTGATCGGCCAGCGATGCGCTTAAAACATCCTCGGAAATGAAGCGGCCTGCTCGCCATCACACAGTCTTGGCCAGACGGTCCAGACTTTCGGCGAACTCGGCCAAGGCGGCATTCTCGGCATCCGTCACACGGGTTTCGAGCGAAATATTGGCGTAGTCGCGACCGAATCCGATGTTATCCGGGTGCATCCCCGTTTCCTTGGCCAGCTCGGCAAGCGCATCGAGGAAAGTGCGCAACTTCGCATAGTCCCCGAACTCGAAGCGTTTGAACCAGGTCACGGTATCGGTCCCGCTCCGGGTCCAGCCTTCCGGTGCGCCTAGGCTCATTGCCCTGTCCCCGCCGCACTCATTTCGTCCAGCTCGCGCACATGCGCGGCCTCCTCCGCGAGCAGCTCGGTGAACAACTGCGAGCAGACCGGATCGCGTACCCGGCGTGCATGCGCCGCGGCGGATTCATACAACGCAACCGCATTGAGTTCGAGTTGGCGATCCGCTGCAAGCATCTGCGCCTTGTCGCGCGAGACCCGCGCCGGCGGCAGAGTGCCTGCCTGCGGCGCGACCCCATCGAGCAACAGGCGCTCCATCAGCCGCGCAGCATGATCGAGTTCCTCCCGGCATTCCTCACGCAGTTGCGTGGCCAGCGCCTCGTCACCCTGCAGCCGGGCCAGCACGCTCTGTGCCAGATACTGTTGTACCGCGCTCATTTCATGATTGAGCGCGCGGTTCAGCCAGCCCAGCGTGCGTGGATCAACCCGTCGGTTCATCGCCTGACTCAGCTGCGCGTCGAGGTGATCTCTGCGTCGCGCCCGCTGCCATCGGCATCCGGCGTCTTCGGCAGGATGCCTTCGACTTCGTTGTGCACGCGCGCGATGATGTGCGCCGCCACCAGTCCGTCGCCCACGCGCTCGCACGCATCGGCGCCGGCGCGTACCGCCGCGTTCACCGCGCCCGTCTCGCCGCGCACCAGCACGGTCACGTAGCCGCCGCCCACGAACTGACGTCCGATCAGGCGCACTTCCGCCGCCTTGGTCATCGCATCGGCCGCTTCGATCGCCGGCACCAGGCCGCGCGTCTCGATCATGCCCAGGGCAATACCGCTGTAATCCGCCATTGTTTATTCCTCGATCAGTCGTTATACGACTCGGTCCTGGCAAACCGACCTTAAGCGGTCGGCGCCTTCGGCAGGATGCCTTCGACTTCGTTGTGCACGCGCGCGATGATGTGCGCCGCCACCAGTCCGTCGCCCACGCGCTCGCACGCATCGGCGCCGGCGCGTACCGCCGCGTTCACCGCGCCCGTCTCGCCGCGCACCAGCACGGTGACGTAACCGCCGCCCACGAACTGACGTCCGATCAGGCGCACTTCCGCCGCCTTGGTCATCGCATCGGCCGCTTCGATCGCCGGCACCAGGCCGCGCGTCTCGATCATGCCCAGGGCAATACCGTTGTACTCCGCCATTTCCTTATCCTCTCGTTAAAAGTAAATCTGGCCGTTACCCACGCCTCAGGCGCTCGGGGCTTTCGGCAGGATGCCTTCGACTTCATTGTGCACGCGCGCGATGATGTGCGCCGCCACCAGACCGTCACCCACGCGCTCGCACGCATCGGCGCCGGCGCGTACCGCCGCGTTCACCGCGCCCGTCTCGCCGCGCACCAGCACGGTCACGTAACCGCCGCCCACGAACTGACGTCCGATCAGGCGCACTTCTGCCGCCTTGGTCATCGCATCGGCCGCTTCGATCGCCGGCACCAGGCCGCGCGTTTCGATCATGCCCAGGGCAATACCGCTGTAATCCGCCATTTGTCATACTCCTCATCAGTCAACAACGATTCAACTTACTCATTCGCGTACGCCGCATTCGCGCCGGCCACGCACCCCAAACTTCACGCGACCGGTTGCGGAATTTCCCAATTGTCGATAATTCCGCAAATGGTCAGATCCGTCTGAATACTCGGGTCGCGCAGCGCGTAGCGCGCGGCACTCCCTGCGGTGGTAAACACCCAACTGCCTTCCGGCGCGCCGACCGGGTCAACCGCCACACTCAGCGCACCGCTTTGTGACTCCAGCACCCGCAAATCCTCGGTGCCGAGGCCCGGCACGCGGCGGGTACAAACGAGATCATCCTTGACGCGCATGATTTCCATCGTTCAGTCCTGCTGCGCCCAATGGTCGATGATGCCGACGATGGTCAAATCCGATGGATAGTCCTTGGCGCCGGCCGCTTCGCGCGCCGCCGAAGAACCCACGCAGATCACCCAATCGCCCGGCACACAACCCACCGCATCGACCGCCACGCTCGGCGTACCGCCTTCTTTTTCTGCCACCACCAGCAGCGGCCGATGACCCATGGTGTCGATCCGGTTCGTCGACACCAGGGTTTTAATGACCTTCATGATCTTCATGCGTCGTATCCTTCCTGCCTGACGCTACGCACACAGTATTCACCGATCAGACACAGACTTTCGGCACCGGTCACGTCCGACACACACAGCGCAAACTTGAGTGCGCCGTCCGGCACCCGTCCGGCATAGCGCGCCTGGATACCACGCATCACGCGTTTGCAACGCTCGGCAGCCCGTTCGCGTGCGCCGGGAATCACCGATGCGTAGTGAAAATGCACCATGATCGGTACCGGGAAACCACGCGACAGATTCAGTTTCTCGAAAATATTGAGGCCGACATCGACGCAAGCCGCACCTTCTTCCAGCGTGTCCAGGTGCGCGAAGTAATACAGATTGCGCATCTGAAGTTCGTCAATTGAGTCACCCACGCAGATGAATCGCTCGCCGTGACCGAGATGCGCGTAACGGCCTTCGTGATGCTGAATCACATATTCGATCTGCGACAGATTCGCTTCGATCAATTGGGTGACAAGGCGCTTCAATCCGGCACTGGCCGAGCTGCCCACACTGGCCGCCGCGCGGTCCACGGATTGCATGATGTGCGCGCGGGCCTGAGCCACCGGCATACCCAGCGTTTCGCGGTATATCTGCGCCGCCTCGACGGCGACCGCCTCACTTGGCTCGCCCTGCGCATCCGGCAGATGCACGCGGATTGCATCGAGATCGGTATCCAGCCCGAGTACGAGAATGTCCGGCCCCAGGCCGGCGCCAAAGGCGTGCGCGACACCATAGCGCAACTGTTCCAGTCGTGTGATCGCAGCGCTGCGGGCGGCTCCTTCATCACTGCCGTGCGCCGCACATCCTTCCTTCGACGGCGCGGAGCTGCTGTAGTGATAGACCGCCATCTTGAGATAGCGCGCGCCGAGGCGGGCGCTCAGGCGCTGCGCCAGTTCGCGCTGCGTCCAGTCCGACAGATCGAGATCGATATCGAACAGCGCGCCGGCATACGCCTTGAGCAACACCGACTCACTGGTCGGCGCGATACGCAATACGAAAGGCAGCAGCCCCTGCAAGCGACCGTCGGCACATGGGGTGATATCCAGTGTGTGATAGCCGCACTCGGCGATGAACTCGTCATCGATCACCATGCCGTGCAACCAGTCGTCCTGCTCCTGCGGCGCTTGCTTCGCGCTCACGCGCACCGCTTCGAACAGACAGTGCGCGTACAGGGCCGCCATATCCAGCCCCTCGATCCACGAGCGCTTGAGCATTTCGGCCGGCAGTTCGAAGCCGAGGCGCGCCCGTGTCAGCTGTTGGGCCTGGGCAGGAAATGTTTCGTCCCGCGGCAGTCTGGCGACCGCCTGCAAGGTCTGCTCAACACTGTCGAAGCGCGCCTGGAGCACCGCCTCGTAGTCATACAGCGCCTTGTTCAAGCCACCATCGACCAGCGCGTGCTCGCAGGGCTGACGCCCATCGAGATCGCAGGCCGGGTTGGCCATGACCACGCGTGCCGGTGTCACCGCATCAGCACAGCCACGCAGCAGGGTGCCGCCGGGCAGATGCGACGCGTGACTGCGTACGCGGCGCTGGGCCTGTCGTTGTTGAACGCGCGATAGCATGACGTTAGCCACGCGCTCCGCCGGACACGGTGACCACCGCGCCACGCTTGGCCGCGCCCGCCGAGCCGGTGACCGGGCTGTCCGGCACCTCGGGGCGTTCGAGGTCACGATAGCCCTGTGCGTTGCGGCCCGCGCCGCGCGGCGCACCGCGCATCGTCGGATTGCGACTCACCGAAAAGTGGCCTTCGGTACCGGTTACGTGCTGCTGCGTACCCCAGGCATCGCCAGTGATCGTCGCGTTGCGCTGACTGGCTTCGCCGGTCAGGCGCTGACGGACTTCTGCCTGCGCTTGCGCGGTCTGCACCGCCGCGGCACCCGTATCGCGATGGCGAAATTCCGGCGTACCGGTAATCAAGCCTTCCGCACGGTTGGCGCTGCCGCTAATCCGCGTATTGCTCATCAACGAACCGGTCACGGCGCTGCTGGCGCGTTGCTCGAAAGCCTGTCGCGCGGGCGAGGCTACGCTGAAATCCTCCGGTGCGGCAGGTCGCGGTGCCTGCGGATGCTGCTGGCGCCAAGCCACGAAACGGCCACTCGCTGCGCTGTCGACAGCGCATTCGGCCGGCATATTGTCGGCACCGACATAGGGCGTGCCGGTCACGGGCTCACAGGCGCCGCGCGCGTCGCCGGTCATGAGCGAACCGCCCGCCCCAGGGCGGTCGCCGGTGATGTCGGAAGCCGAGACGATGCCGCGGGTCGGCACGCGCGCCAGCTGCTCGTCCGCCTGCGACGCCTCGCAGAACTGCGCGTACTGGCCCTGACCGATGTACGGCGTGCCACTGATCGGTGCGCAGCTGCCGAACTCATCGCCAGTCATCTTGACCGAACGTCCAATGCCAGTACCGGTGATCACATCACCCTGCCAGGTTTGATCGACGGAAACCTTGCTCACGGCATGATCCGCCGGGGTGCTATCGACGCAGACCGCCTGCAGGTCCTGCGCACCGACATAGTCGGTTCCGGTGACGAGGTTGCACCGACCCTCCTCGTCACCGGTCATTTTTGGGTTGGAGTTGACCTCCGTACCGGAAACACGGGTGCCCGCCCGGGTGGACGCCACTCCGACTTTGGCCGGCGCTTCCAGGGCACAGGCGTCGCCGAAGTCTTGACTGTTGAAGTACGGCGTACCGGTAATTGCGCGACAAGAGCCCGGCTCGTTGCCGGTCATCTTCAGATCACGCGCCACGGAGGTGCCAGTGACCGGCTGCTGGTTCGGCGTCGACATGACGCTCACCTTGCGCGGCTGGCGCGGTGCAGCCGTGCCGCAGAACTCGGCGTACTGTTCGGAACCGAGATATTCGGTGCCGCTCACCGTGCGGCAGGCGCCGGATTCAATGCCGGTGATACGCGCCGACTGGCCAACCGCAGTGCCGGTCACTGCGCTGCCGTTACCGGTCTCGCTGCGTGCGACCTTGCCGGGGGCCGGACGCGCGGCGTCGGCTCGAGCGTAGCGCGTGCCGGTGATCTCCCGGCCTGCACCCGCCTCGCCGCCGGTCACCCGGCTTTCGGCGGCAACCATGGTGCCGGTCATCGTCTTGCCCTTCTGCGTCTGCGTAACGCCAACCTTCTCGGCCGGAACCTGCGGGCGAGTCGAGCAGATGCTCTCGAAATGGTCGGCTGACAGGTACTGCGATCCGGTTATTTCGCGACAGGCGCCAAATTCGTTGCCGGTCACCGCGGTATCCGGCATGACGCTGGTACCGGACACGGGTCGACCCGCGAACGTGTGGCTGTTGGTCACCTTGGCCGGACCGGCTTCCGGTCGCGTCTTGCAGAAGGCGTCGAACTGCTCCGCACCGATGTATTCGGTACCTGTGACAGGTCGGCAGGAACCGGCTTCGTTACCGGTGACCTGCGGCGCGCGCTCGACCATGGTGCCGGTCACGCCGTGTCCCGCCAGGGTATGGCCTTCTTCAACCTTCGGTGGCGCGGACAGCGCACGCGCAGTCCGGCGACCGCTGGACTTGCGGCTGACATCGCCCGCTTGCTGCCTGCCGGCTTCCGCACGCCCGGTCAGCGACTGCACCTTGCGGCGCTGCATCGCGATCTGGCGCCCGGTCACGCCCTTGTCAAGCGCGACACGCCAATCCTGATCCGGCAGGTATTTGGCAATTTTGGTGGCCTGCGCCGCACGCTTCATGCCGGCCTTGCCCTCGATCGCCAATGCCTTGCGGCGCGCCTGGGCAATGTCACGGCCGCTGCTGCGGCCATGATTCATGGCCAGTCGCGCACTGATTTCCTTCGGCGACAGCGACTCTTTACCCGCGGCACTGACCGCCGCGCGCCCCTGCTCAACAGCCTGCGCCGGTTCGCGCCGGGCCTTTTCGCCCTTGCAGCCACAGCCGCAGTCGGCTTCGCGGCGTGCCGCGGCCTGTACTTGCTGGCGTGGCGCACGCGTCGGACGCGTCCCTGCGGACTGCGCACCGGGTAACGCGGCCTTGCCGCCACGGCTCATAGCCTCTCGGCGCTGGCGCGCCTTGGCGCGGCCAGACGCTTCGGTATTGGGCGCCGCACCAACAGTCGGTCGCGGCGACTGTGTCGCAGTGGCAACCGCAGGCCGTGCAACGGCGGCAGACGCCTGTTGCACGGCAGCAGCCGAGCGATGGCGCCCTGCGGGTTGCACCGCACGCTTGCCCACGGTAGCCATCGCCTGGCGGCGTTGGCGCGCGAGCTCACGACCGGACAACCTCACTTCAGCATGCGTTTCAGATGAAATCTGCGTCATATCGTCTACCTTTGGTCACCACTCGACTGACTGCTTTTCGACTGGGCCGGCGCGCGCGGCGCCGGCGGCAGGCCATGCGTTACCGCAGCGCTTACGCGCCGCGGTGAACCACGAAGCTCAAGCCCTGACTCTGGGCGTAGTTGTCGTAGGCGACGAAGCGCACGACATAGTTCGGGAACGCGCGGTGGCAGGCCTCGATTTCGCTCAGAACCGTATCGACGTTTTCCTCACCGAACATCGGCAGGCCCCACATGTGCCAATAGTTGTCGCTGATTTCTTCGGGGTGGACGTATTCCACCGCCGGATTCCAGCCCTGGGCAATCGCGTAGGCGATCTGGTTGCGCACCTGTTCCGGGGTGAACGCCGGCAGGTACGAGAAGGTTTCGTAGCGTTTGCTACCAAGATAAGGATTCACAGCCATTGCAGTACTCCTGATTCAATTCGCGCCATCGAGCGCTTGGAACGAGAATCTCGACTCAAACCGCGTGAGCGGCGCGACCACTTATTTGTGGCCGCTGTCCAGCTTGTCGACGGTGTCGAATTCGAACTTGATTTCCTTCCAGGTTTCCATGGCAACCTTGAGCTCGGGCGAATGCGCCGCGGCTGCGGTCAGGATTTCCTTGCCTTCCACCTCAAGTTGACGGCCCTGGTTGCGCGCCTCGACGCAGGCCTCGACCGCCACGCGGTTGGCGTGCGCACCGGCCGCGTTGCCCCAGGGATGACCGAGGGTTCCACCGCCGAACTGCAGTACGGAGTCGTCGCCGAAGATGTTGACCAGCGCCGGCATGTGCCACACATGGATACCGCCGGAGGCGACAGCAAATGCGCCGGGCATGGAACCCCAGTCCTGATCGAAGAACAGGCCGCGCGAGCGGTCTTCCGGCACGAAGGACTCGCGCAGCAGGTCGATCCAGCCCAGGGTCGCATCGCGGTCGCCCTCAAGCTTGCCGACCACGGTGCCGGTGTGCAGGTGATCGCCACCGGACAGGCGCAGAATCTTGGTCAGCACACGGAAGTGGATGCCGTGGTGCGGATTGCGGTCGAGCACGGCATGCATCGCGCGATGGATGTGCAGCAGCATACCGTTGTCCCGGCACCAGTTGGCCAGGCCGGTGTTGGCGCAAAAACCGCCGGTGATGTAGTCATGCATGATGATCGGGCTGCCGATTTCCTTGGCGTACTCGGCGCGCTTGTACATCTCTTCCGGGGTCGGCGCGGTGACGTTCAGATAGTGACCCTTGCGCTCGCCGGTGTCTGCCTCGGCTTTGAGGATGGCTTCCTGGACGAAGTCGAAGCGGTCACGCCAGCGCATGAACGGCTGCGAGTTGATGTTCTCGTCGTCCTTGGTGAAGTCCAGACCGCCGCGCAGGGCTTCGTACACGGCGCGGCCGTAGTTTTTTGCGGACAGGCCGAGCTTCGGCTTGATGGTGCAGCCAAGCAGCGGGCGCCCGTATTTGTTCATCTTGTCGCGTTCGACCTGAATGCCGGCCGGCGGGCCGCCGCAGGTCTTGACGTAGGCAATCGGGAAACGCACGTCTTCGAGGCGCAGGGCGCGGATGGCCTTGAACCCGAACACATTGCCCACCAGCGAGGTGAACACGTTGACGACCGAGCCTTCCTCGAACAGATCGATGGGGTAAGCAATGAACGCGTAGAAGCAGGTGTCGTCGCCCGGCACGTCCTCGATGCGGTAGGCACGCCCGCGGTAGTAGTCCATGTCGGTCAGCAGATCGGTCCACACCGTGGTCCAGGTGCCGGTCGAGGATTCGGCGGCCACCGCCGCGGCGGCTTCCTCGCGGTCGACACCGGCCTGCGCGGTGATCTTGAAACACGCCAGCAGGTCGGTATCAAGCGGCACGTATTCGGGCTGCCAGTATGTCTGTCGATAGTCTTTGACGCCTGCGTCAAACTTTTTAACGCTCATTCGTTAACTCCTCACTGATTCATGATCAATTCAGAAACACTCACCGCGCGAGACTCACAGGGAGCAGCTACGGCGTATCTCGCAACATCAGGGCACCGCACCTGCTACCCCTTGACTGTAAACCTCGCCTGACAACCTCTGCCAAACGTCCGGGCACCTTGGTCATGTACCGTAGTGGCCGGAGTATAGATGAGCAATCCAAAGTTTGTAATCAATAGATTGCATATAACACATAGACTAAACTCTATATATTTCTTGCCCTCAAGCGTTTCGCTACGCACCCGTACCATCGGGCACAGCGGACACTAAACCAAACCCGTCAATTCCGCCAACCCCATCCGAGCCAGACCATGCGCAACGACACCCCCCACGCCAGCACTCCGACCGCCACCCCCCAGCTACTTCGCAAAGCCAGTCTGCGGCAACTGCAAATTTTCGACGTGGTCGCCCGTCAGGGCGGATTCACGAAAGCAGCCGAATTACTGTTTCTCACTCAACCGACTGTTTCGATGCAGATCCACAAGCTCGAAGATTCAGTAGGAACAGCGCTGTTCGAACAGATCGGTCGCCAGATTCACCTCACCGAAGCCGGCCACATCCTGCACAACTATGTGGGCGAAGTCATTTCATCCCTCAACCGCGCGGAAATGTCCCTGGCTCAATTGCAAGGCATGGAAATGGGTATGCTGCGCATCGCCGCAGTCAGCACCAGCGAATACTTCGTCCCGAGGTTGCTGGGCGGCTTCTGTGCACTGCACCCGAATATCGAGGTCGCCCTTGAGGTCAATAATCGTGAACACCTGTTTGCGCGCATGAAAGAAAATATGGACGATCTGTACATCATCGGCCGACCACCGCAAAACATAGCCGCAGAATTCCGCGCCTTCATGCCGAACCCGTTGGTCATTTTCGCCCGTAAGGACCACCCGCTGCGTGCGGCAAAAAACATCAGTCTCGAACAGATCGCCCAGAACCCGTTCCTGCTCCGCGAACCGGGTTCAGGCACCCGCGACGCCATTGAAAAACGCTTCAGAGCAAACAACCTGGAGCTTAAGGTCCGCATGGAACTCGGCAGCAATGAAGCCATCAAGCAGGCCGTCATCGGCGGGTTCGGGCTGTCCGCGCTGTCACGCAACACACTGGAAAGCTGCGAGGAAAAACTCCAGATACTCGATGTAGAAGGTTTCCCCATCATGTCGTCGTGGCATATCGGGTATCCGACGGGCAAGCGGCTCTCGGTCGCAGCCAAGGGCTTTCTGCAATTCCTTGAGCAGCAGTTACCGGACATCCCCGATTAGCTGTTGTTGTCGCTCAGGCAAGCGCGAGAGCTAAGGAATAGGCCGATAAAGCGCCGTTCACAGCGCGTTAAAGAGGCACAAGGATCCGATTTTGACGCCCTGTCGTGCCGGTGAATCCCGAGCCCTGCACTGTCATCGCCCCGCCTGACAGCCCCTCCGGGAGACTTGAAAACTCCATTCGCGCAACTTTTCGCCGCACCTGTTCGGATGAGAGGCAGGCCGCTATCCTTGCACGGCGACGCCTGAATGGCGCACTCTGAAAAAACGTTCATTGATCTCCTTTACGCGGAGACTCGCCATGACAGAAGACCCGACCTATCACATCCACGCGCTGGAACTTGGCCCGATGGAAAACTTCGTCTACCTGATCCACGATCTGGACAGCGACCGCGCTGCAGTCGTCGATCCGGCCTGGGACATACCGGCAGTGCTCGACCGCGCCGCGCAGGAGGGCATGCGCATCACCGACATTCTGCTTACCCATAGTCATCATGACCACATCAACGGCATCGATGCCGTGCTCGAAGCCAGCGACGCGCAGATTCACCTGCTCAAACCGGAAGCCGAGTTCTGGGGGCATCCGCTCGCCAGACCCAGCCTGCATCACGGCGGCGACACCTTCCGCCTGGGCGCGACCGAGATCGACATTCTACATACGCCCGGACACACACCGGGATCGGCCTGTTATCGTCTCGGGGACGACCTCATCACGGGCGACACGCTGTTCGTGTTCGGTTGTGGCCGCTGCGACCTGAAGGGCGGCGATCCGGAGCAGATGTACGACACGCTGCGCCATCTGCGCGAAGATCTGCCGAGCGCCACCTGCGTCCACCCCGGCCACAACTACGCAACCAAGCCCGTCTCCACCCTGGAGGAGCAAGCCGCCTGCAACCCCTTCATGCGCTTCAGCGAAGTCGCCCCATTCGTGCATTACCGCATGCACGAGCATGACCGCATCCGGCATACACCTTACGGGCCCGTGTGCGACTAACAGGCTGTTGTTGTCTACTCATGCGGCACGCCAGAGCGTCAAAATCAGGCTCTTGTGCTCATTTGCGCGCTGTAAACTGCGCTTTTTCGCCTGACAATCCTTCTCTCGCACGCGCCTGAGTGACAACAACAGCCTGCTAAGGGTCTGCCGGTCTGACTTGGAAAAACTCGATCTCGGCGCACAAACGACAGCGCATCCACGATGCGGCATGGGCTTCACCAGACGATTCAACTTTTTATGCAGATGCGCGAACAGTGTATCGAACCGCCCCTCCAACTCCGCGTCACGCAGATAGCATTCCAGCACCTCGCTGCTGAGCGCCTGCCACTCCTGATTCAGGGCTCCTGACTATCCGAGGCATCCGACGGACGCCTCAGCCCGTTCGCGCGGCAAGGAGGGCGCTGAATTCAGCAACGATCTACTGCGAGGAATTCGACTGCATCTGCAGCAGTTCCTGTTGCAGCGAGTCCAGCTGATGTTTTTTCGTGGCCGGGCGCGGGTTATTGTGTTCCAGTACGTAGCGCCGGTGTTGCAGATACGCGTTGCGCACGAACAGATACGGGTCGTACGCCGCATCGATACTGCTGTCCAAGGGCAGCAGGTTCGCTCGCAGGTTGACCAAATCGAGTGCATCCAACCCGTAACCGGTATCGGTACTGACCACGCCGTAGGCGAGCGGATTGAAGGCTATTCCATCCACCAGAGGCGCCGGTGCATTGCGCAGCGTGCTCGGCCCGAAAAACGGCAGCACGACATACGGCCCCTCCGGCACGCCCCAGGTCGCCAGCGTCATGCCGATGTCTTCCTGGTGTGGCGGCAAGCCCAGCGGCGTTGCCACGTCGAACAAGCCGCCGAGTCCGAATGTGGTGTTCATGAGAAAGCGCGTGAAGTCCTCAAGCGCCTGCGGTTTGCCCTGCAACATGGCGTTCGCGGTGACCGACAACTGCCCCACGTTGCTGAAAAAATCGTTCACCCGTCCGCGCACGAACGACGGCGTCACCGCGACATAGGCCTTCGCGGTGGGTTTCAGCACCGCACGGTCCACTGCCGTGTTGAAGCCGTACATGGCGCGATTGTAGCCCTGCAAGGGATCGCCCGTGTTCGGTGTATACGGCGTCGTGGCGCAACCGGCCAAAAAAGGCGCAAACAATGCGCCCACCAACCATCCATGCCACTTGATCATAGCCCCAGCCCCCGACCGTTTAAGCGTATCAGGCCGAACGGCCGCGCGCGGCCGCGATGCGCATCCGCAGGGCGTTAAGCTTGATGAAGCCTGCCGCATCCTTCTGGTCGTAGGCCCCGGCATCGTCCTCGAAGGTCGCGATGCTGGCGTCGAACAGGCTGTCGTCGGACTTGCGCCCGACCACGCTCACATTGCCCTTGTACAGTTTCAGACGCACCACACCGTTCACCGGCGCCTGCGAGGCATCGATCATCGACTGCAGCATGCGCCGCTCCGGACTCCACCAATACCCGTTGTAAATCAGGCTGGCATAGCGCGGCATCAATTCGTCCTTGAGGTGCGCCGCCTCGCGGTCGAGCGTGATGGACTCGATCGCGCGGTGCGCCTTGAGCAGGATAGTGCCGCCGGGCGTTTCGTAGCAGCCACGAGACTTCATGCCGACGTAGCGATTCTCGACGATGTCCAGTCGGCCGATGCCATGGGCGCCGCCGATTTTATTCAAGGTCGCCAGCACAGTCGCCGGGCTCATCGCCTCGCCGTCAAGCGCCACCACGTCGCCCTGCGCGAAGCTCAACTCGATATAGACCGGCTGATCGGGCGCCTGCTCCGGCGCCACGCTCCAGCGCCACATCGACTCTTCCGCCTCCGCCCAAGGATCTTCGAGAATACCGCCCTCGTAGGAAATATGCAGCAGATTGGCGTCCATCGAATAGGGCGATTTCTTGCCGTGGCGCTCAATGGGGATCGCGTGTTGCTCGGCATAGGCCAACAGACGCTCGCGCGAAGTCAGGTCCCATTCGCGCCACGGCGCGATGACCTTGATTCCCGGCTTGAGCGCGTAGGCGCCCAGCTCGAAACGCACCTGATCGTTGCCCTTGCCGGTGGCTCCGTGAGACACCGCGTCAGCGCCCGTCTGGTTGGCGATTTCGACCAGGCGCTTGGCGATCAGCGGCCGCGCGATGGAGGTGCCGAGCAGGTATTCGCCCTCGTAGATCGCGTTGGCGCGGAACATCGGAAACACGAAGTCGCGCACGAACTCTTCGCGCAGGTCTTCGATGTAGATTTCCTTGACGCCGAGTGTCCGCGCCTTGGCTCGGGCCGGCTCGACCTCCTCGCCCTGCCCCAGGTCGGCAGTAAACGTCACTACCTCACACGCGTAGGTTTCCTGCAACCATTTGAGAATCACAGAAGTATCCAGCCCGCCCGAATAGGCCAGCACGACCTTGTTCAC
This genomic stretch from Acidihalobacter ferrooxydans harbors:
- a CDS encoding MBL fold metallo-hydrolase, whose translation is MTEDPTYHIHALELGPMENFVYLIHDLDSDRAAVVDPAWDIPAVLDRAAQEGMRITDILLTHSHHDHINGIDAVLEASDAQIHLLKPEAEFWGHPLARPSLHHGGDTFRLGATEIDILHTPGHTPGSACYRLGDDLITGDTLFVFGCGRCDLKGGDPEQMYDTLRHLREDLPSATCVHPGHNYATKPVSTLEEQAACNPFMRFSEVAPFVHYRMHEHDRIRHTPYGPVCD
- a CDS encoding argininosuccinate synthase, translating into MADVNKVVLAYSGGLDTSVILKWLQETYACEVVTFTADLGQGEEVEPARAKARTLGVKEIYIEDLREEFVRDFVFPMFRANAIYEGEYLLGTSIARPLIAKRLVEIANQTGADAVSHGATGKGNDQVRFELGAYALKPGIKVIAPWREWDLTSRERLLAYAEQHAIPIERHGKKSPYSMDANLLHISYEGGILEDPWAEAEESMWRWSVAPEQAPDQPVYIELSFAQGDVVALDGEAMSPATVLATLNKIGGAHGIGRLDIVENRYVGMKSRGCYETPGGTILLKAHRAIESITLDREAAHLKDELMPRYASLIYNGYWWSPERRMLQSMIDASQAPVNGVVRLKLYKGNVSVVGRKSDDSLFDASIATFEDDAGAYDQKDAAGFIKLNALRMRIAAARGRSA
- a CDS encoding LysR family transcriptional regulator — translated: MRNDTPHASTPTATPQLLRKASLRQLQIFDVVARQGGFTKAAELLFLTQPTVSMQIHKLEDSVGTALFEQIGRQIHLTEAGHILHNYVGEVISSLNRAEMSLAQLQGMEMGMLRIAAVSTSEYFVPRLLGGFCALHPNIEVALEVNNREHLFARMKENMDDLYIIGRPPQNIAAEFRAFMPNPLVIFARKDHPLRAAKNISLEQIAQNPFLLREPGSGTRDAIEKRFRANNLELKVRMELGSNEAIKQAVIGGFGLSALSRNTLESCEEKLQILDVEGFPIMSSWHIGYPTGKRLSVAAKGFLQFLEQQLPDIPD
- a CDS encoding form I ribulose bisphosphate carboxylase large subunit — protein: MSVKKFDAGVKDYRQTYWQPEYVPLDTDLLACFKITAQAGVDREEAAAAVAAESSTGTWTTVWTDLLTDMDYYRGRAYRIEDVPGDDTCFYAFIAYPIDLFEEGSVVNVFTSLVGNVFGFKAIRALRLEDVRFPIAYVKTCGGPPAGIQVERDKMNKYGRPLLGCTIKPKLGLSAKNYGRAVYEALRGGLDFTKDDENINSQPFMRWRDRFDFVQEAILKAEADTGERKGHYLNVTAPTPEEMYKRAEYAKEIGSPIIMHDYITGGFCANTGLANWCRDNGMLLHIHRAMHAVLDRNPHHGIHFRVLTKILRLSGGDHLHTGTVVGKLEGDRDATLGWIDLLRESFVPEDRSRGLFFDQDWGSMPGAFAVASGGIHVWHMPALVNIFGDDSVLQFGGGTLGHPWGNAAGAHANRVAVEACVEARNQGRQLEVEGKEILTAAAAHSPELKVAMETWKEIKFEFDTVDKLDSGHK
- a CDS encoding VacJ family lipoprotein, which encodes MIKWHGWLVGALFAPFLAGCATTPYTPNTGDPLQGYNRAMYGFNTAVDRAVLKPTAKAYVAVTPSFVRGRVNDFFSNVGQLSVTANAMLQGKPQALEDFTRFLMNTTFGLGGLFDVATPLGLPPHQEDIGMTLATWGVPEGPYVVLPFFGPSTLRNAPAPLVDGIAFNPLAYGVVSTDTGYGLDALDLVNLRANLLPLDSSIDAAYDPYLFVRNAYLQHRRYVLEHNNPRPATKKHQLDSLQQELLQMQSNSSQ